Below is a window of Myroides profundi DNA.
GCACTGACTTTAGACACTAGATGGATGACATGAGAGTATTGTTCCACTGTTTTATATTCTTCTTCTGTGACCTCTGTTCCCGTGATGCTTAGGTCATTTCTAGCCAAGTCTACTAGCATGATATGTTCTGCATTTTCTTTAGGGTCATTAAGTAACTGCTGTGTTAGTATCTCGTTCTGAGCCTTGTCCTCTGTTTTTCTAAATGTGCCTGCTATTGGATTGACATAGGCTTTATTTTCTTTTACGACTACTTGTGCCTCAGGAGAAGAACCGAATATCTTAAATGCTCCATAGTCAAAGTAGAATAGGTAAGGAGAAGGGTTAATAGAGCGAAGTGCTCTATATACATTAAACTCATCACCTGTAAAACGCTGTTTATACTTGCGTGAGAGTACTAACTGAAATACATCTCCTCTATAACAGTGTTCTTTTCCTTTTTTGATAATCTCAAGAAACTCTTCATCTGTATAAGGAGTCTTCGGAGCATCTACTGTTTTGAAAGGGTAGGGAGTGATGCTATTGGTGTTTAGGTAGGCATGTATCTTAGTTAATTGGCTTTCTTCTCCTGTAAGCGTGTATTCTACTAAGTGCATTTCATTCTTATAGTGATCATATACGATGATATACTTAAAAAAGTGGTACTGCATTAATGGAAGGCTGTTATCACTTGGCTTAAACTGTATATCGTGTACTAGGGGAATACTGTCATAACTGGTATACCCATAGACACCTGCCTTTAAGTAATCATATTGATTGGCATTCTCTACGTTGATTTCTTTGATGAACAATTGTAGTTGATCTAGTACGTTGATATCAGCTGTAGGATATGTCATGGTGTTCTCTAAGGTCTGTACTGTAGTGGTATCTGCAGTAACGATATAAGACATCATCGGCTCAAAGCAGATATAAGAACAACTGTTCTCTCTCGAGTGGTTACTAGAGTTCTCTAGTAAAAAACTATTAGAGAACTTATCTCTTAGTTTGAGGTAGATTTCGATAGGAGTGTATAGGTCTCCAAGTATTTTTTTGTGATTGATGTGAAGTTTCATTTCTTGTAAATATTTGAGTTTAAAGCAAAAAAAAGCCTGCTAGGGGTTCCTAGCAGGCTTCATCTATATAAAATGTGTATATAATTCTATCTATAACTAATCACAACTTAAATACATAGTACGACCAACCGAACCCTGATAGGATTTAGCTAGCCACCACCAATTAGTATTTAAAAATTGTGTATTCACTTTTCGTCTTTTGTTATGAGTGCTAAATTATACTTTTTTTTAATATCAAAGCGTTTTTTTTCAAAAAAGCTCTTTTTCTCTTATTTTTCAGGTGTTTTCGGCTCTTCTAAGATGTTTTTACTCGTAATTAATTCATCTTTAAAAATCGTTTCATAGTAGAAAATGTCAAAATCTTCTCTTTCGTACTCCGGATTAGCTCCCGTATGAGAGGTAACAAAGGCACCTAATGAAGCAGCTGTTTTTATAATCTGAATAGGATCATGCCCGTTCAACTTAGCTGCTAAGAAGCCCGCAAGGTAAGAGTCTCCACTACCTACCGTATCTCTGATCACGATATCAACTGCAGGATAACTATAAAGCATCTCTTTATTTAAATAAAGTCCTCCCTTATCTCCTTTAGAAATGATAATCTCATCACAGTCAAAGTGTTTTTGAACAAACTTGATAGCGTCTTCTTCTGTTGTATAAGGTTCTTCAAGATACTCAAGAATCTCTTTTAGTTCGAACTTATTCATCTTTAGTAGATCGGCTTTATGCATCAGTTCTACCACGAATTCTAATTCGTAATGAGGAGGTCTAAGATTGACATCGTACACTTTATATTTCGCTACATCTAGCAGTTTATGTAACGTCTCTCTAGTATGGGGAGTTCTACTCGCTAAGGTACCGAATACAAAGGCATCTGACTGCGCCACTAGATCACTATCTTCTTGCTTAAAGTCGATAAAATCCCAAGCGCTATTCTTTAAAAATTCGTAACTAGCTTCATTGTGATCATCGAATGTAGCGAATACTGTACCTGTCTTTTTGGTAGTATCTGTCTGTATGTAGGATGTGCATGCACCTACTTCTTTTAGTCTAGAAATAATCTTTTGACCTGCGTCATCTGTACCTAATTTGGTAATAATGTGTGAGTCTATTCCCATCTTATGTAGGTGATAAGCTACATTTAAGGGCGCTCCGCCGATCTTCTTATACGTTGGGAAGATGTCCCAAAGTATTTCACCAAAACAAACTACTATAGGTGCTTTTGCATTATCTGACATAAAGGATAAATCTTATATATAATTAGACTTTACTAAGGTACAAAAATCTTTGTTGATGTTAAATAACGCTATAAATATTCCGTTTAGTATTTGTTTAATATGGATGTTGTTGGATTTAAGTGAAAACAGTTGTTTTTAGAAGTTCTATTGATGAGGTTTTAGATAGTAGATGCTTCGGGTAGAGATAGGGTGTGCTTTTGAAAAATGGCCTTTAACCCATGTAGATACTGGTTGTTTCCGAATAGCTTCCGAAGGATTTGGATTGTGTTTTTTTTAATTAGTTGATAGATAGGTTTTTAAGTGTTTTTAGATAGTGCAATCTTAGGCAAAAAGAGCAAAGAAGATCAATAAGGGCATAAGGTGGCATTATGAGTCAAATAATTGCGTAAGGGATATAAAAAAACACCTCTAGATGATACTGAGGTGTTTTAAACGCTATTGATAATACATTTTTTTTACTTTATTCTTTATGGATTTCTTTTTATAAAACCTGTATTGAAACTTGATCGTCTCTAACCAAAGTTTTATAAACACATCACGTGAGCTCTTACCAATAAGCTCAGCATAATGGGTAGCCATCTTCTCGATATCTTGAATGTTTGTAGTCAAGTGTGACAAGTTTTTCATTCGATGTGAGAAACTCATCTCTTGGTCAAACTTCATTCTGTTGATATCTACTAGATAAAATTCATGCGAACCATCTTCTCTTACTTTTATCAAAGTGTTACCTGGTGAATGGTCTAAGAAATTAATACCATTCTCATGTAATTTAAAAGAGAATTCAACGAACTCCTCAAGGACTCTCTCCCTGTTAGGACAATCTTGGTTCTGTGCTAGATCCCTATAAGTGATATCTGTATCAATAAATTCTGATATGTAGTATGAGTTTCTTAATGCGCCTTTAGAGACGTATTCAAAATAAGCAATCGAATGTGGAGCATTGATTCCTAGATTGTGTAATCTTTCAGCGTTTTCAAATGATCTCAGACCTTTAGACTTACGTATATTTCGGTATACATACCTATTGATAAGATTGGGTTTCTTAAAGGATTTAATAGCAACCTTCTGACCCGTAGATAAGACTACAAGCTTGATACTATTTCTAGTTCCTTTAGCGATATAAGTATCTATTTCGTCATAGGCTTCAATGATTTCCGTTAGTTCCTTTTTAAGGTTTTGATATTGAGTGTGTATTATCGCATTTACTTTCAACTTCTTCATATAAAAAGTAATTACAATTAAGGTCTAAAGATAAAGAATGCTTAGGAAACGAAATTATTAATCTAAAGGATTTAAGTTCTTGTTATTCAGTATGTTGATTTGTGTTTGTACTTGTTTTATGAAGGATTTAGCATTTGTTTTTTTTATGCTTTTTAACTGATTTAATGCTTATAATTAGATATTGGTCGTGATAAGTTTTATTAAGTCTAGATAATTGTCACAAGTGCTGATTTAGAATAAAATGAACGTGATGAAATGCGAGTTTTTTTAGTTTTTTGAAGTTATACGGAATTAGATAGAAATGTCTTAAAAAGATGTGCTTTTTAAAATTAAATGTCTTTTAAATGAAAATTAAACAAAATAATAA
It encodes the following:
- a CDS encoding carbohydrate kinase family protein, with the protein product MSDNAKAPIVVCFGEILWDIFPTYKKIGGAPLNVAYHLHKMGIDSHIITKLGTDDAGQKIISRLKEVGACTSYIQTDTTKKTGTVFATFDDHNEASYEFLKNSAWDFIDFKQEDSDLVAQSDAFVFGTLASRTPHTRETLHKLLDVAKYKVYDVNLRPPHYELEFVVELMHKADLLKMNKFELKEILEYLEEPYTTEEDAIKFVQKHFDCDEIIISKGDKGGLYLNKEMLYSYPAVDIVIRDTVGSGDSYLAGFLAAKLNGHDPIQIIKTAASLGAFVTSHTGANPEYEREDFDIFYYETIFKDELITSKNILEEPKTPEK
- a CDS encoding lipopolysaccharide kinase InaA family protein, producing MKKLKVNAIIHTQYQNLKKELTEIIEAYDEIDTYIAKGTRNSIKLVVLSTGQKVAIKSFKKPNLINRYVYRNIRKSKGLRSFENAERLHNLGINAPHSIAYFEYVSKGALRNSYYISEFIDTDITYRDLAQNQDCPNRERVLEEFVEFSFKLHENGINFLDHSPGNTLIKVREDGSHEFYLVDINRMKFDQEMSFSHRMKNLSHLTTNIQDIEKMATHYAELIGKSSRDVFIKLWLETIKFQYRFYKKKSIKNKVKKMYYQ
- a CDS encoding anthranilate synthase component I family protein gives rise to the protein MKLHINHKKILGDLYTPIEIYLKLRDKFSNSFLLENSSNHSRENSCSYICFEPMMSYIVTADTTTVQTLENTMTYPTADINVLDQLQLFIKEINVENANQYDYLKAGVYGYTSYDSIPLVHDIQFKPSDNSLPLMQYHFFKYIIVYDHYKNEMHLVEYTLTGEESQLTKIHAYLNTNSITPYPFKTVDAPKTPYTDEEFLEIIKKGKEHCYRGDVFQLVLSRKYKQRFTGDEFNVYRALRSINPSPYLFYFDYGAFKIFGSSPEAQVVVKENKAYVNPIAGTFRKTEDKAQNEILTQQLLNDPKENAEHIMLVDLARNDLSITGTEVTEEEYKTVEQYSHVIHLVSKVSATIDMQKDSLNVFANTFPAGTLSGAPKHRAMELINQYEPESRGFYGGTIGFITLDGEINHAIFIRSALSYQNELHYQAGCGIVTKSDDLSELKEIENKLSAITLAIREAQNI